A window of the Candidatus Nitrosotalea okcheonensis genome harbors these coding sequences:
- a CDS encoding ADP-polyphosphate phosphotransferase, with translation MKINSKDFRVKPGEKVRLNKWPTVVKPVYKSKDQYKQILCEHIKELSSLQNLLYAYNRYSILLIFQSMDAAGKDSSIKHVMSGINPQGCQVFSFKHPSANELEHDFLWREIRCLPERGKIGIFNRSHYEEVLIVRVHPDILDSEGVVDKSNNKDVWRGRYRSIVDLENHLYRNGTRIIKFFLHISKEEQRKRFLKRIDDPKKNWKFSTADMAERKFWKQYIKAYEDCLTATSIPNSPWYVIPADDKENTHLIISQIVLDTLKKLKMSYPKMDAKRMQELKTIRKLLDT, from the coding sequence ATGAAAATAAATTCCAAAGACTTTCGTGTGAAGCCGGGAGAAAAGGTCAGACTCAACAAATGGCCTACAGTGGTAAAGCCTGTTTACAAATCAAAAGATCAGTACAAACAGATACTTTGCGAGCACATCAAGGAGTTAAGCTCGTTACAAAATCTTCTCTATGCATACAACAGATATTCCATATTGTTGATCTTCCAGTCCATGGATGCTGCGGGAAAGGACAGCTCCATCAAACATGTCATGTCAGGCATAAACCCACAAGGCTGTCAAGTCTTTAGTTTTAAGCACCCTAGTGCAAATGAGCTTGAACATGATTTTCTATGGCGTGAAATTCGTTGTCTGCCTGAACGGGGAAAAATTGGCATCTTCAATCGTTCTCATTATGAGGAAGTATTGATTGTTCGCGTACACCCAGATATACTGGATAGTGAAGGAGTTGTTGACAAATCCAACAACAAGGATGTTTGGCGTGGACGATATCGTTCAATCGTAGATCTGGAAAATCACCTATACAGGAACGGGACCAGAATCATCAAGTTTTTTCTCCACATTTCAAAGGAAGAACAGCGAAAGCGTTTTCTCAAGCGTATTGACGACCCAAAAAAGAACTGGAAATTCAGCACTGCAGACATGGCGGAAAGAAAATTCTGGAAGCAATACATAAAGGCTTATGAAGATTGTCTAACTGCTACAAGCATACCTAATTCACCATGGTATGTCATTCCAGCAGATGACAAGGAGAACACTCATCTTATCATTTCCCAGATTGTTCTTGATACGCTAAAAAAACTCAAAATGTCTTACCCAAAGATGGATGCAAAGCGAATGCAGGAATTAAAAACAATCAGAAAACTTTTAGATACCTGA
- a CDS encoding KTSC domain-containing protein translates to MEKIRVKSGTLRTIGYDEPGQILEIDFQHGGTYRYFGVPKQIYDKLIKSESSYGKYHDRYIKNRYRHEKIA, encoded by the coding sequence GTGGAAAAAATACGAGTCAAGTCTGGCACCCTGCGAACTATCGGATATGATGAACCAGGGCAAATACTGGAAATAGATTTTCAGCATGGTGGGACTTATCGGTATTTTGGAGTGCCAAAACAAATCTATGACAAGCTGATAAAGTCTGAATCATCTTATGGGAAATATCATGACCGGTACATCAAGAACAGGTATAGGCATGAGAAAATTGCATGA